A DNA window from Penaeus monodon isolate SGIC_2016 unplaced genomic scaffold, NSTDA_Pmon_1 PmonScaffold_2650, whole genome shotgun sequence contains the following coding sequences:
- the LOC119570416 gene encoding uncharacterized protein LOC119570416 produces MATSFAASFGIASSALLWQTWVWVLLSLLILMTAFTVVTALVMYLKLKLSDSFSFRYFKKKPVGVPSVITTVHRQENPEAAEAGGSGGGLRAPRVTVGVVSSRAPSPGVEVDENTFDYINRAFTHDSDHEDPQ; encoded by the exons ATGGCAACGTCCTTTGCAGCGTCATTCGGAATAGCGTCAAGTGCTTTATTATGGCAAACTTGGGTGTGGGTGCTGTTGAGTCTGTTGATATTAATGACAGCATTTACTGTAGTTACTGCATTGGTTATGTACTTAAAGCTGAAATTGTCAGATAGTTTTTCATTTCGCTATTTTAAG AAAAAACCTGTAGGGGTCCCTTCTGTAATTACAACCGTACATAGACAAGAAAACCCAGAGGCAGCAGAAGCGGGTGGATCCGGAGGTGGACTGCGAGCTCCCCGAGTAACTGTTGGTGTGGTATCATCCCGAGCCCCGTCTCCCGGAGTCGAGGTCGATGAAAATACGTTTGATTATATAAATC